In Tachysurus fulvidraco isolate hzauxx_2018 chromosome 3, HZAU_PFXX_2.0, whole genome shotgun sequence, a single window of DNA contains:
- the rspo3 gene encoding R-spondin-3, translating to MQLQLLSIVLVLHWMEHANCQHHTPRHRLHERGPGCLGGCLTCSASNGCLTCMPRLFIHLERDGMRQFGVCLASCPKGFFGTRSPEKNDCSKCGSECDTCFDKNFCTRCKAGSYLHKGKCQEKCPDDLVPSDIKRECVASCPVNCESCLNSDTCTRCMSGHYLLHGQCHSICPEEFEPSEQSMECIPKVHCELGEWSEWGPCLRKGKSCFGEESRTRQVLQSPSPQGNSCSSAVEKRECIIKKKRCGKGDKGTRKGERKNRNNRKEKTNNEGRRERKREREREREPGTREDDSRNKTEQRHKRTESRDTVME from the exons ATGCAATTACAACTATTGTCCATTGTATTGGTCTTGCACTGGATGGAGCACGCAAATTGTCAGCATCATACCCCCAGGCACCGGCTGCACGAGC GAGGTCCGGGATGCCTGGGAGGCTGTCTGACCTGTTCGGCTTCAAACGGCTGCCTGACATGCATGCCCAGGCTCTTCATTCATCTGGAGAGGGATGGCATGAGGCAGTTTGGCGTGTGTCTGGCTTCCTGTCCAAAGGGTTTCTTTGGCACTCGCTCACCAGAAAAAAATGACTGTTCCA AATGTGGCTCTGAATGCGACACCTGCTTTGACAAGAATTTCTGCACACGTTGCAAAGCAGGATCATATCTTCACAAGGGGAAATGCCAAGAGAAATGCCCAGATGATCTAGTGCCCAGTGACATCAAGCGGGAATGCGTGGCAT CATGCCCAGTGAACTGTGAGTCCTGCCTGAACAGTGACACCTGTACAAGGTGTATGTCAGGTCATTATCTTCTTCATGGTCAATGCCACAGCATCTGCCCTGAGGAGTTTGAGCCAAGCGAGCAGTCAATGGAGTGTATTCCTAAAG TGCACTGTGAGTTGGGAGAATGGAGTGAATGGGGGCCATGTTTGCGGAAAGGAAAATCCTGCTTTGGAGAAGAAAGTCGAACACGGCAAGTTCTTCAGTCCCCCAGTCCTCAGGGCAACTCCTGCTCTTCCGCTGTGGAGAAGAGAGAATGCATTATTAAGAAAAAGAGATGTG GGAAGGGAGACAAAGGCACACGTAAAGGAGAGCGGAAGAATCGCAACAATCGAAAGGAGAAGACAAACAACGAGGGCCGtcgagagcgaaagagagaaagagagagggagagagagccgGGCACCCGGGAGGACGACAGCaggaacaaaacagaacagCGTCACAAAAGGACCGAGAGCAGAGACACTGTAATGGAATAG